A genomic stretch from Marinobacter fonticola includes:
- the ppnN gene encoding nucleotide 5'-monophosphate nucleosidase PpnN — MTQETVNALVSPEGSLEILSSHEVNRLKDKSEGGLYRLFRQCALAVMNIDADIDDCKDLMEIHANFDIRLVPQPRGLKLELINAPAEAFVDGEMLRGIREHLFSVLRDIIYAHSILTATPGLTRDDPETITNLIFHILRNARVMQPGRHPDIVVCWGGHSISREEYVYSKEVGHELGLRGLSICTGCGPGAMKGPMKGATIAHAKQRVKNGRYIGITEPGIIGAEAPNPIVNELVIMPDIEKRLEAFVRTGHGIIVFPGGVGTAEEILYLLGVLLHPENRDLPFPIVFTGRPENAEYFEMIDQFIRNALGDEAAARYQIIIDDPAKVAQAMKHGMEEVQAFRRTNQDAYYFNWMLKIDPVFQLPFEPTHASMRSLALHRNQAPHLVAANLRKAFSGIVAGNVKEQGILQVQEHGPFEIAGDPELLNPLEDLLAAFVQQNRMKLPGAAYKPSYRIVNEPSPAVVK, encoded by the coding sequence ATGACGCAGGAAACCGTCAATGCCCTGGTGTCGCCCGAGGGCAGCCTGGAAATTCTCTCCAGTCACGAAGTGAACCGACTCAAGGACAAGAGTGAAGGCGGCCTCTACCGGCTGTTCCGCCAGTGCGCCCTGGCGGTGATGAACATCGACGCCGATATCGATGACTGCAAGGACCTGATGGAGATCCATGCTAACTTCGATATCCGCCTGGTACCGCAGCCCCGGGGCCTGAAACTGGAGCTGATTAATGCGCCCGCCGAGGCCTTCGTCGACGGCGAAATGCTGCGCGGGATTCGGGAACACCTGTTTTCCGTACTGCGGGATATCATTTACGCCCACTCCATCCTGACAGCCACGCCGGGCCTGACCCGCGACGATCCGGAAACGATTACCAACCTGATCTTCCATATCTTGCGCAACGCCCGCGTCATGCAGCCCGGCCGCCACCCGGACATCGTCGTGTGCTGGGGCGGGCACTCCATTAGCCGTGAAGAGTACGTCTACAGCAAGGAAGTGGGCCACGAGCTGGGCCTGCGTGGACTGAGCATCTGTACCGGCTGCGGGCCCGGCGCCATGAAAGGCCCGATGAAGGGCGCCACCATCGCCCATGCCAAGCAGCGGGTTAAGAACGGTCGCTACATCGGGATTACTGAGCCGGGCATCATCGGCGCCGAAGCCCCTAACCCGATCGTCAACGAACTGGTGATCATGCCCGACATCGAAAAGCGCCTGGAAGCCTTCGTGCGCACCGGCCACGGTATCATCGTGTTTCCTGGCGGCGTGGGTACAGCCGAGGAAATTCTCTACCTACTGGGCGTGCTGTTGCACCCGGAAAACCGCGACCTGCCCTTCCCCATCGTGTTCACCGGCAGGCCGGAGAACGCCGAGTATTTCGAGATGATCGACCAATTCATCCGTAACGCTCTGGGCGATGAGGCAGCCGCCCGCTACCAGATCATCATCGACGATCCGGCCAAGGTCGCCCAGGCCATGAAGCACGGCATGGAGGAGGTCCAGGCGTTCCGACGCACCAATCAGGACGCTTACTACTTCAATTGGATGCTGAAAATCGATCCGGTATTCCAGCTGCCATTCGAGCCCACGCACGCCAGCATGCGCAGTCTGGCCCTGCATCGGAATCAGGCGCCACACCTGGTGGCCGCCAACCTGCGTAAGGCGTTCAGCGGCATCGTGGCGGGCAACGTGAAAGAGCAGGGCATTCTTCAAGTGCAGGAACATGGCCCCTTCGAGATTGCGGGCGATCCGGAACTGCTGAACCCGCTGGAAGATCTGCTTGCGGCGTTCGTCCAGCAGAACCGGATGAAACTGCCCGGTGCGGCCTACAAACCCAGTTACCGCATCGTCAACGAGCCGTCACCCGCGGTGGTGAAGTAA
- a CDS encoding c-type cytochrome gives MKGLSVLTLTLPTLTLLAALPLAANAEGNVDAGKQKAAVCAACHGQNGVAQIPTYPNLAGQNEQYLATALKAYKGGQRQGGQAAVMQGQAAALTDQDIANLAAYYASLPADGGK, from the coding sequence ATGAAAGGCTTGAGTGTTTTGACTCTGACACTTCCCACCCTGACCCTTCTGGCTGCCTTGCCGCTGGCGGCAAACGCCGAAGGCAATGTGGACGCGGGTAAGCAGAAAGCGGCGGTATGCGCCGCTTGCCACGGCCAGAACGGCGTGGCTCAAATCCCCACCTACCCCAATCTGGCCGGCCAGAACGAACAATATCTGGCGACGGCCTTAAAAGCCTATAAGGGCGGTCAGCGCCAGGGCGGGCAGGCTGCTGTCATGCAGGGCCAGGCAGCGGCGTTGACCGATCAGGATATCGCCAACCTGGCTGCCTACTACGCCAGCCTGCCAGCGGACGGCGGCAAGTAA
- a CDS encoding enoyl-CoA hydratase/isomerase family protein, which produces MSIHTETRACLDGKVGLIRLDAPRSLNALSEHMINGMQAILDEWAADPDVCLVLLWGSGDRGFCAGGDIRELHQAMTGGEGDLKAIRYFSAEYRLDYTLHTYPKPVVCWAHGATMGGGLGLLAASRYRVVTPSIKLAMPEISIGLFPDVGAGYFLNRLPEGIGLFLGLTGARLNQTDSMRIGLADLAVADEKPNALLDRIVDTRWSGEVAADDNRLYRLLSQFAQDQDVQWPESQLAAHEQRIPPLCRGESLPSVVEQLINEPHDDPWWQTAIGNLRNGCPTTAWLVWAQMRKARQLSLKEIFRMELVMAVRCCAGQDLKEGIRARLIDKDNEPKWQFAGVEDVPEAHVDMHFIPPWMPADDPLAEL; this is translated from the coding sequence ATGTCCATTCACACAGAAACCCGCGCCTGTCTCGACGGCAAAGTCGGTCTGATCAGACTGGATGCCCCGCGCAGTCTCAACGCCTTGTCCGAGCATATGATCAACGGCATGCAGGCCATCCTCGACGAATGGGCAGCCGATCCTGATGTCTGTCTGGTGCTGCTTTGGGGGAGCGGTGACCGCGGTTTCTGTGCCGGGGGCGATATTCGCGAACTGCATCAGGCCATGACCGGCGGAGAGGGCGATCTGAAGGCCATCCGCTATTTCTCCGCTGAATACCGCCTTGATTATACCCTGCATACCTACCCCAAACCGGTGGTGTGCTGGGCTCATGGCGCCACGATGGGCGGAGGATTGGGCCTGCTGGCCGCCAGCCGCTACCGGGTCGTCACGCCGTCGATCAAACTCGCCATGCCGGAGATCAGTATCGGCTTATTCCCCGATGTGGGTGCCGGCTACTTTCTCAACCGCCTGCCAGAAGGTATCGGCCTGTTTCTCGGCTTGACGGGCGCTCGCCTCAATCAGACAGACAGCATGCGCATCGGCCTGGCGGACTTGGCGGTGGCGGATGAAAAACCCAATGCTCTACTCGACCGAATCGTCGATACCCGCTGGTCCGGTGAGGTCGCCGCCGACGACAACCGGCTCTACCGCCTGCTGAGTCAGTTCGCCCAGGACCAGGACGTGCAATGGCCCGAAAGCCAACTGGCCGCCCACGAACAGCGCATTCCGCCGCTATGCCGAGGCGAATCGCTGCCATCGGTCGTCGAGCAGTTGATCAACGAGCCCCACGACGATCCCTGGTGGCAAACGGCCATCGGCAATCTTCGGAACGGCTGCCCCACGACGGCCTGGCTGGTGTGGGCGCAAATGCGCAAGGCCCGGCAACTCTCGCTGAAGGAAATTTTCCGCATGGAATTGGTCATGGCGGTGCGCTGCTGCGCAGGACAGGACCTGAAGGAAGGCATTCGAGCGCGGCTGATCGACAAGGACAACGAGCCAAAGTGGCAGTTTGCCGGCGTAGAGGACGTCCCCGAAGCTCACGTGGACATGCATTTCATTCCGCCCTGGATGCCGGCCGACGATCCGTTGGCGGAACTCTGA
- a CDS encoding ankyrin repeat domain-containing protein, which produces MVRAAVCLLLVSFLAACAGTSNNANVDKVRSDASATSLIDASVTGHMDRIRTLVENGAPLNVVTDRSTPLIVAAVHGHDRVAWYLLSEGADPNLADRAGRTPLIAASAQGSQRLVKLMLSAGATVNTSGANGQTPVSAAAEAGNLSVVKTLLAAGGNVNIAPGGESLLMRVVRNGDLLMTEVLIGAGADTGFRTEEGRTALTLARQNRHRDIEMLLVQAGAER; this is translated from the coding sequence ATGGTGCGTGCCGCTGTCTGCTTGCTTCTTGTCTCCTTTCTCGCTGCTTGCGCCGGGACGTCCAATAACGCCAACGTCGATAAGGTGCGCAGCGATGCGTCTGCCACGTCGCTAATCGACGCCTCGGTCACCGGGCATATGGATCGGATTCGGACCTTGGTGGAAAACGGCGCGCCGTTGAACGTGGTGACTGATCGAAGCACGCCGCTGATCGTTGCTGCTGTCCACGGCCACGACCGGGTGGCCTGGTATCTGCTGAGCGAAGGCGCCGACCCCAACCTGGCGGATCGTGCTGGCCGCACCCCGCTTATCGCCGCGTCTGCACAGGGCAGCCAGCGGTTGGTCAAACTCATGCTGTCGGCGGGCGCGACGGTCAACACCAGCGGTGCCAACGGCCAAACCCCGGTTTCGGCCGCCGCCGAGGCGGGTAATCTATCGGTCGTCAAAACGCTGTTGGCGGCGGGCGGTAACGTCAACATCGCGCCTGGGGGCGAATCCCTGCTCATGCGGGTGGTGCGCAATGGCGACCTGTTGATGACCGAAGTGCTGATCGGAGCCGGCGCCGATACGGGGTTTCGGACAGAAGAGGGCCGCACGGCCCTGACGCTTGCGCGGCAGAATCGGCACCGGGATATAGAGATGCTGCTGGTGCAGGCCGGCGCCGAGCGCTAA
- a CDS encoding tRNA(Met) cytidine acetyltransferase TmcA has translation MAIPPTSTAQHWPEPQALARWQQALCRAGERRLVLVEASAETAKDYALRMLRANPDARRLWVGDADASDLPVVKARQARDWLGRELDLVVWDGGSGNPPDALAALLGTLGAGGLFMWLMPPLAEWPGFEDPDYPRTGLDAAADHPFARRLARSITADPHVVRLGPAGVLSGTLEVPAPVDVFVPGDTDDQLAAIEAICRTGLGRRRRPLILRADRGRGKSTALGRAAARLLQGERERIVVTAPSAEAVEQVFAAAESQWPQAVRSGDGLSLNGRSLRFVPVDVLLRDKPEAGLVLVDEAAGLPAPLLESILTGWPRVVFSTTVHGYEGTGRGFDVRFREVLDRVTPQWQGLHLRQPIRWVEGDPLERLTNRLFLLDADSAARIETGVQIHIEHWQPAKLSEAELAEAFGLLTDAHYRTTPGDLRQWLDDPGAETWLARAGTAIVGVLWVSLEGGLSPPLAEQVMRGERRIRGHLLAQGLASHGGLATAACLSIARVVRIAVHPDVRRRRIGQRMTETARNWAIERGCDLFGTSFGATAALLAFWHEAGLEPLRLGLHRSASSGEHTLQMAVGCSEAGDNVVKVLGQRFAEHWPLLLASSFTDLEPGLTLKLTADWSRPQPLTSMDYGELSAFAKGFRLFELSRLPLQRLSRVPGIAQSIEPQADAALWCRAVLQNWSWPALQSAGLCTGRRNGEARLRSLTGKILETADIFAD, from the coding sequence ATGGCGATCCCCCCGACGTCCACGGCGCAGCATTGGCCGGAGCCGCAGGCATTGGCGCGTTGGCAACAGGCATTGTGTCGCGCCGGAGAGCGCCGGCTAGTCCTTGTCGAGGCGTCCGCGGAAACAGCCAAAGACTATGCCCTCCGAATGCTTCGGGCCAATCCGGATGCGCGCCGGCTCTGGGTCGGCGATGCCGATGCCAGCGATCTTCCGGTCGTCAAAGCCCGGCAGGCCCGGGATTGGCTGGGGCGCGAGTTGGATTTGGTGGTCTGGGACGGCGGGTCGGGCAACCCACCGGATGCGCTGGCAGCCTTGCTCGGCACCCTTGGCGCTGGCGGTCTCTTTATGTGGCTCATGCCGCCGCTGGCCGAGTGGCCTGGCTTCGAAGATCCCGACTACCCACGCACCGGACTTGATGCGGCAGCCGATCATCCTTTTGCCCGGCGGCTGGCACGCAGCATCACGGCCGATCCGCATGTGGTGCGCTTGGGGCCGGCTGGTGTGCTGTCCGGCACCCTCGAAGTGCCGGCGCCGGTTGACGTTTTTGTACCGGGGGACACCGACGATCAGCTTGCGGCTATCGAGGCGATTTGTCGCACAGGTCTGGGGCGCCGAAGACGGCCATTGATTCTGCGCGCCGACCGTGGACGCGGTAAGTCCACGGCTCTGGGGCGGGCGGCGGCCCGTTTGCTTCAGGGCGAGCGGGAACGCATCGTCGTCACGGCACCGTCAGCCGAGGCGGTGGAGCAGGTGTTCGCCGCTGCCGAATCGCAATGGCCCCAGGCTGTAAGGTCAGGCGATGGCCTTTCCCTGAATGGCCGAAGTCTTCGTTTCGTCCCGGTCGATGTCTTGCTGCGGGACAAGCCCGAAGCCGGGCTGGTCCTGGTGGATGAAGCTGCTGGTCTGCCCGCGCCGCTGCTGGAGTCGATACTCACTGGCTGGCCCAGAGTCGTGTTTTCCACCACCGTGCACGGCTACGAAGGCACCGGCCGTGGCTTCGATGTGCGGTTCCGCGAGGTTCTGGATCGGGTGACTCCCCAGTGGCAAGGCTTGCACCTGCGGCAGCCCATTCGCTGGGTCGAGGGCGATCCACTGGAACGTCTGACCAATCGACTTTTTCTGCTGGATGCGGACAGCGCGGCTCGAATCGAGACCGGCGTCCAGATCCATATCGAGCACTGGCAACCCGCCAAACTCAGCGAAGCCGAGTTGGCGGAGGCCTTCGGCCTGCTGACGGATGCCCACTACCGCACCACGCCAGGCGATTTGCGCCAGTGGCTGGACGACCCCGGTGCCGAGACCTGGCTGGCCCGTGCCGGAACCGCTATCGTCGGCGTGTTGTGGGTAAGTTTGGAAGGCGGTCTTTCGCCGCCATTGGCAGAACAGGTGATGCGCGGTGAACGGCGTATTCGCGGCCATCTGCTGGCCCAGGGACTGGCCAGCCACGGTGGCCTGGCGACGGCCGCGTGCTTGTCGATTGCGCGGGTGGTGCGTATCGCCGTACACCCGGACGTGCGCCGTCGCCGCATCGGTCAGCGCATGACGGAGACTGCCCGTAACTGGGCGATAGAGCGGGGCTGCGATCTTTTCGGCACCAGTTTCGGGGCGACTGCGGCGCTTTTGGCTTTTTGGCACGAGGCCGGGTTGGAGCCACTCAGGCTGGGACTCCATCGGTCGGCCAGCAGCGGGGAGCATACGCTGCAGATGGCCGTAGGCTGTTCCGAGGCGGGCGACAATGTCGTCAAAGTGCTGGGCCAGCGTTTTGCCGAACACTGGCCGCTTTTGCTCGCCTCCAGCTTTACGGACCTGGAGCCCGGCCTGACACTGAAGTTGACGGCTGATTGGTCGCGGCCGCAGCCCTTGACGTCGATGGACTATGGCGAACTTTCCGCCTTCGCCAAGGGTTTTCGGTTGTTTGAGCTTTCTCGATTGCCGCTACAGCGACTTAGCCGGGTGCCGGGCATTGCTCAGTCGATCGAACCCCAGGCCGATGCGGCGCTTTGGTGCCGTGCTGTGCTCCAGAACTGGAGCTGGCCAGCGCTCCAGTCCGCAGGATTGTGTACGGGGCGGCGCAACGGCGAAGCCCGTTTGCGAAGCCTGACAGGAAAAATTCTTGAAACAGCCGATATCTTCGCCGATTAA
- a CDS encoding DUF2237 domain-containing protein, whose product MAQTKPESLNVLGEALETCGRDPETGFYRDGCCNVGPDDFGVHAVCAVVTDDFLEFSKTTGNDLSTPRPEFGFPGLRNGDAWCLCAPRWQEAFEAGKAPRVRLRATHQAALLHCNLDDLKTRAADLS is encoded by the coding sequence GTGGCGCAAACAAAACCCGAATCCCTGAATGTGCTCGGCGAAGCGCTCGAAACCTGCGGTCGCGATCCGGAAACCGGTTTCTACCGCGACGGCTGCTGCAACGTCGGCCCCGATGATTTCGGCGTACACGCCGTGTGCGCCGTAGTTACCGACGATTTCCTGGAGTTTTCGAAGACGACGGGCAACGATTTGTCGACCCCGAGGCCGGAGTTCGGCTTCCCTGGTCTGCGGAATGGCGACGCCTGGTGTCTTTGTGCCCCGCGCTGGCAAGAGGCCTTCGAGGCCGGTAAGGCGCCTCGGGTCCGGCTGCGGGCTACACATCAGGCGGCCTTGCTGCACTGCAATCTGGACGATCTGAAAACACGCGCCGCCGATTTGAGCTGA